In Rhododendron vialii isolate Sample 1 chromosome 9a, ASM3025357v1, the following are encoded in one genomic region:
- the LOC131300268 gene encoding uncharacterized protein LOC131300268 isoform X1: protein MTDVQLQHKPESATDPRSEFERGLEELMRGHLDDCMSFESCSTPRSSEVEDEEGDQLVRRRRRSDIEDDDLAESSVARRHHSRILGRWAARRAQEMITTIERRNRESELMALAGLHTVSMLDSSFLRESHSPTSRRQGNVEGLSTRSSSILQMWRELEDEHLLSHARERVRDRVRHHRSSDESNTNLLSSNISESRGSETRGSLDDASESENEYATWSHDHMMLQNGNGDLESSSREQSPDLGDGERERVRHIVRGWMDSGSSDRSSNVAQRSNSPRAEWLGETERERVRIVRERVQMNSQQREARGGRRDEHVAGVSHQVDQIRDGPRLRGRQALVDLLVRVERERQRELQGLLEHRAVSEFAHRNRIQSLLRGRFLRNGSTVGDERPPSTAASELVQLRQRHTVSGLRNDQIHSNTRQEVQLEIHEHSQPRSQENDQQFSDPAANSENSIGENIDWQGTVNHEGDWREQGAEDERGNWQHFNDWRDGSTGDTDGNWQESPVNDWPQGTPGNESVDDHPHEIQEDWNENGVREDVENWSEAPSEPPRMRRFIQVRRVSRFLPPDDDNVYSMELRELLSRRSVSNLLRSGFRESLDQLIRSYVERQTSAPIDWDMDGNSPTPSPPSPERDQEQPSDEQNGDQNGRPSLVLPSPPVPPPQPLWHQHLHHSSWSRHSMHRSELQEWEMITDLRADMARLQQGMTHMQRMLEACMDMQLELQRSVRQEVSAALNQSAGGQGMAETSEDGSKWSHVRKGTCCVCCDTHIDSLLYRCGHMCTCSKCANELVRGGGKCPLCRAPIIEVIRAYSIL from the exons ATGACAGATGTTCAATTGCAACATAAGCCTGAGAGTGCCACGGATCCCCGGTCCGAATTCGAGCGGGGATTGGAGGAACTAATGCGCGGGCATTTGGACGATTGTATGTCATTTGAGTCGTGTAGCACTCCGCGTAGTAGTGAGGTTGAGGATGAGGAAGGTGATCAGCTTGTGAGGAGGCGGAGGAGGTCGGATATTGAGGACGACGATCTGGCAGAGTCTTCTGTTGCCCGGAGGCACCACTCGCGCATCTTGGGCAGGTGGGCTGCCCGACGGGCGCAGGAGATGATTACCACGATTGAGAGGAGGAATAGAGAGTCAGAGTTGATGGCACTCGCgggtttgcacacggtttctaTGCTCGATTCATCCTTCTTGAGGGAGTCACATAGTCCAACTTCAAGAAGGCAAGGCAATGTCGAGGGACTGAGCACTAGGTCATCGTCTATTCTGCAAATGTGGCGGGAGTTAGAGGATGAGCACTTGTTGAGTCATGCtagggagagagtgagagacagaGTGAGGCATCATAGGAGTAGCGACGAGTCGAATACAAATCTCCTGAGTTCGAATATATCTGAAAGTAGGGGCAGTGAGACTCGGGGTAGTTTGGATGATGCCAGTGAAAGTGAGAACGAGTATGCAACTTGGTCCCACGATCACATGATGTTACAAAATGGAAACGGGGACCTTGAGAGTTCTAGCCGCGAGCAATCTCCTGACCTTGGTGACGGCGAGAGGGAGAGGGTCAGGCATATTGTTCGTGGATGGATGGATAGTGGCAGTAGTGATCGTTCGTCTAATGTTGCTCAGAGGAGCAATAGTCCAAGAGCAGAGTGGCTTGGTGAAACTGAACGTGAAAGGGTTAGGATTGTGAGAGAGAGGGTGCAAATGAATAGTCAACAGAGAGAAGCGCGTGGTGGTAGAAGGGATGAACATGTTGCTGGAGTAAGTCATCAAGTTGACCAAATCCGCGATGGGCCGAGGTTGCGGGGAAGACAAGCTCTAGTTGATTTGCTTGTGAGGGTTGAGAGGGAAAGGCAGAGGGAACTTCAGGGTTTGTTGGAGCATCGGGCTGTTTCCGAATTTGCCCATCGCAACCGCATTCAG TCATTGCTCCGAGGCAGATTCTTGCGAAATGGAAGTACAGTTGGGGATGAGAGACCACCTTCAACGGCAGCAAGTGAGTTGGTTCAGCTTAGACAGCGGCATACCGTTTCTGGTCTAAG GAATGATCAGATCCATTCAAACACCCGACAGGAGGTCCAACTTGAAATCCACGAGCACTCACAACCAAGGAGTCAGGAAAATGACCAACAGTTTTCGGATCCTGCAGCAAATTCTGAAAACTCAATTGGTGAGAACATTGATTGGCAAGGAACTGTTAATCACGAAGGCGATTGGCGGGAACAAGGTGCTGAAGATGAGAGAGGAAACTGGCAACATTTTAATGACTGGAGAGATGGCTCTACAGGAGATACGGATGGAAACTGGCAGGAAAGTCCAGTTAACGATTGGCCCCAGGGAACTCCAGGAAATGAAAGTGTAGATGATCATCCGCATGAAATCCAGGAGGATTGGAACGAAAATGGTGTGAGAGAAGATGTGGAAAATTGGTCTGAAGCGCCTTCTGAACCCCCAAGAATGCGCCGTTTCATCCAAGTCAGAAGAGTCAGTAGATTCCTCCCACCTGATGATGATAACGTTTATAGTATGGAACTCAGGGAACTTCTGAGCAG GAGAAGTGTCTCTAATCTTCTTCGTAGTGGTTTCCGTGAGAGTTTGGACCAATTAATACGATCATATGTCGAAAGGCAAACCAGTGCTCCTATCGACTGGGATATGGACGGGAACTCACCCACTCCCTCTCCTCCTTCACCAGAGAGGGATCAGGAGCAACCAAGCGATGAGCAGAACGGGGATCAGAATGGCAGACCTTCACTGGTGCTACCATCTCCACCAGTGCCCCCTCCGCAGCCTCTTTGGCACCAGCATTTGCATCATTCGAGTTGGTCTCGACATAGCATGCATCGCTCGGAACTT CAGGAGTGGGAGATGATTACTGATCTAAGGGCAGACATGGCAAGGCTTCAACAAGGAATGACCCACATGCAAAGGATGTTAGAGGCCTGCATGGACATGCAATTGGAGTTGCAACGCTCAGTAAGACAGGAAGTCTCTGCAGCTCTAAACCAGTCAGCTGGTGGACAGG GGATGGCAGAGACATCCGAGGATGGATCTAAATGGAGTCATGTTAGGAAAGGAACATGCTGTGTTTGTTGTGATACCCATATTGATTCTCTACTGTACAG atgtGGGCACATGTGCACTTGTTCAAAATGCGCCAACGAGCTGGTTCGTGGTGGAGGGAAGTGTCCATTGTGCCGGGCGCCAATTATTGAGGTTATCCGAGCTTACTCCATACTGTAA
- the LOC131300267 gene encoding protein BUD31 homolog 2-like → MPKVKTNRVKYPEGWELIEPTLRELQAKMREAENDPHDGKRKCEALWPIFKIAHQKSRYIFDLYHRRKEISKELYEFCLEQGHADPNLIAKWKKPGYERLCCSRCMQPRDHNFQTTCVCRVPKHLREEKVIECVHCGCKGCASGD, encoded by the exons ATGCCAAAGGTGAAGACAAACCGTGTGAAATATCCAGAGGGGTGGGAACTGATTGAACCAACACTTCGTGAACTGCAAGCTAAGATGAGAGAAG CTGAGAATGATCCCCATgatgggaaaagaaaatgtgaagCATTATGGCCTATTTTCAAAATAGCACATCAGAAGAGTCGCTACATTTTTGACCTTTACCACAGGAGGAAGGAAATCTCAAAGGAGTTGTACGAGTTTTGCTTGGAGCAAGGCCATGCTGACCCTAATTTGATTGCAAAATGGAAGAAG CCTGGTTATGAACGTCTATGCTGTTCAAGGTGCATGCAACCCAGGGATCACAACTTCCAAACAACTTGTGTTTGTCGAGTCCCCAAGCATCTGAGAGAGGAAAAGGTTATAGAGTGCGTGCATTGCGGTTGCAAGGGGTGTGCTAGTGGAGACTGA
- the LOC131300268 gene encoding uncharacterized protein LOC131300268 isoform X2 has protein sequence MTDVQLQHKPESATDPRSEFERGLEELMRGHLDDCMSFESCSTPRSSEVEDEEGDQLVRRRRRSDIEDDDLAESSVARRHHSRILGRWAARRAQEMITTIERRNRESELMALAGLHTVSMLDSSFLRESHSPTSRRQGNVEGLSTRSSSILQMWRELEDEHLLSHARERVRDRVRHHRSSDESNTNLLSSNISESRGSETRGSLDDASESENEYATWSHDHMMLQNGNGDLESSSREQSPDLGDGERERVRHIVRGWMDSGSSDRSSNVAQRSNSPRAEWLGETERERVRIVRERVQMNSQQREARGGRRDEHVAGVSHQVDQIRDGPRLRGRQALVDLLVRVERERQRELQGLLEHRAVSEFAHRNRIQSLLRGRFLRNGSTVGDERPPSTAASELVQLRQRHTVSGLRNDQIHSNTRQEVQLEIHEHSQPRSQENDQQFSDPAANSENSIGENIDWQGTVNHEGDWREQGAEDERGNWQHFNDWRDGSTGDTDGNWQESPVNDWPQGTPGNESVDDHPHEIQEDWNENGVREDVENWSEAPSEPPRMRRFIQVRRVSRFLPPDDDNVYSMELRELLSRRSVSNLLRSGFRESLDQLIRSYVERQTSAPIDWDMDGNSPTPSPPSPERDQEQPSDEQNGDQNGRPSLVLPSPPVPPPQPLWHQHLHHSSWSRHSMHRSELEWEMITDLRADMARLQQGMTHMQRMLEACMDMQLELQRSVRQEVSAALNQSAGGQGMAETSEDGSKWSHVRKGTCCVCCDTHIDSLLYRCGHMCTCSKCANELVRGGGKCPLCRAPIIEVIRAYSIL, from the exons ATGACAGATGTTCAATTGCAACATAAGCCTGAGAGTGCCACGGATCCCCGGTCCGAATTCGAGCGGGGATTGGAGGAACTAATGCGCGGGCATTTGGACGATTGTATGTCATTTGAGTCGTGTAGCACTCCGCGTAGTAGTGAGGTTGAGGATGAGGAAGGTGATCAGCTTGTGAGGAGGCGGAGGAGGTCGGATATTGAGGACGACGATCTGGCAGAGTCTTCTGTTGCCCGGAGGCACCACTCGCGCATCTTGGGCAGGTGGGCTGCCCGACGGGCGCAGGAGATGATTACCACGATTGAGAGGAGGAATAGAGAGTCAGAGTTGATGGCACTCGCgggtttgcacacggtttctaTGCTCGATTCATCCTTCTTGAGGGAGTCACATAGTCCAACTTCAAGAAGGCAAGGCAATGTCGAGGGACTGAGCACTAGGTCATCGTCTATTCTGCAAATGTGGCGGGAGTTAGAGGATGAGCACTTGTTGAGTCATGCtagggagagagtgagagacagaGTGAGGCATCATAGGAGTAGCGACGAGTCGAATACAAATCTCCTGAGTTCGAATATATCTGAAAGTAGGGGCAGTGAGACTCGGGGTAGTTTGGATGATGCCAGTGAAAGTGAGAACGAGTATGCAACTTGGTCCCACGATCACATGATGTTACAAAATGGAAACGGGGACCTTGAGAGTTCTAGCCGCGAGCAATCTCCTGACCTTGGTGACGGCGAGAGGGAGAGGGTCAGGCATATTGTTCGTGGATGGATGGATAGTGGCAGTAGTGATCGTTCGTCTAATGTTGCTCAGAGGAGCAATAGTCCAAGAGCAGAGTGGCTTGGTGAAACTGAACGTGAAAGGGTTAGGATTGTGAGAGAGAGGGTGCAAATGAATAGTCAACAGAGAGAAGCGCGTGGTGGTAGAAGGGATGAACATGTTGCTGGAGTAAGTCATCAAGTTGACCAAATCCGCGATGGGCCGAGGTTGCGGGGAAGACAAGCTCTAGTTGATTTGCTTGTGAGGGTTGAGAGGGAAAGGCAGAGGGAACTTCAGGGTTTGTTGGAGCATCGGGCTGTTTCCGAATTTGCCCATCGCAACCGCATTCAG TCATTGCTCCGAGGCAGATTCTTGCGAAATGGAAGTACAGTTGGGGATGAGAGACCACCTTCAACGGCAGCAAGTGAGTTGGTTCAGCTTAGACAGCGGCATACCGTTTCTGGTCTAAG GAATGATCAGATCCATTCAAACACCCGACAGGAGGTCCAACTTGAAATCCACGAGCACTCACAACCAAGGAGTCAGGAAAATGACCAACAGTTTTCGGATCCTGCAGCAAATTCTGAAAACTCAATTGGTGAGAACATTGATTGGCAAGGAACTGTTAATCACGAAGGCGATTGGCGGGAACAAGGTGCTGAAGATGAGAGAGGAAACTGGCAACATTTTAATGACTGGAGAGATGGCTCTACAGGAGATACGGATGGAAACTGGCAGGAAAGTCCAGTTAACGATTGGCCCCAGGGAACTCCAGGAAATGAAAGTGTAGATGATCATCCGCATGAAATCCAGGAGGATTGGAACGAAAATGGTGTGAGAGAAGATGTGGAAAATTGGTCTGAAGCGCCTTCTGAACCCCCAAGAATGCGCCGTTTCATCCAAGTCAGAAGAGTCAGTAGATTCCTCCCACCTGATGATGATAACGTTTATAGTATGGAACTCAGGGAACTTCTGAGCAG GAGAAGTGTCTCTAATCTTCTTCGTAGTGGTTTCCGTGAGAGTTTGGACCAATTAATACGATCATATGTCGAAAGGCAAACCAGTGCTCCTATCGACTGGGATATGGACGGGAACTCACCCACTCCCTCTCCTCCTTCACCAGAGAGGGATCAGGAGCAACCAAGCGATGAGCAGAACGGGGATCAGAATGGCAGACCTTCACTGGTGCTACCATCTCCACCAGTGCCCCCTCCGCAGCCTCTTTGGCACCAGCATTTGCATCATTCGAGTTGGTCTCGACATAGCATGCATCGCTCGGAACTT GAGTGGGAGATGATTACTGATCTAAGGGCAGACATGGCAAGGCTTCAACAAGGAATGACCCACATGCAAAGGATGTTAGAGGCCTGCATGGACATGCAATTGGAGTTGCAACGCTCAGTAAGACAGGAAGTCTCTGCAGCTCTAAACCAGTCAGCTGGTGGACAGG GGATGGCAGAGACATCCGAGGATGGATCTAAATGGAGTCATGTTAGGAAAGGAACATGCTGTGTTTGTTGTGATACCCATATTGATTCTCTACTGTACAG atgtGGGCACATGTGCACTTGTTCAAAATGCGCCAACGAGCTGGTTCGTGGTGGAGGGAAGTGTCCATTGTGCCGGGCGCCAATTATTGAGGTTATCCGAGCTTACTCCATACTGTAA